A window from Stigmatella aurantiaca encodes these proteins:
- a CDS encoding toxin-antitoxin system YwqK family antitoxin, producing the protein MQTSKLIGVLFLGMSLGASTAFAGEPANKAAGIKLNCPAGSSQFGNAADGLYCRKTVSADGYNVPHGPYSAYHEGGKKSVDGQYVDGFRSGTWVYYDKSGNVTEKIQFSRENYNGKREQFFANGKPRLVEEYVAGKRQGLTQEFSEDGKVVRQTHYQDGREVAAK; encoded by the coding sequence ATGCAGACTTCGAAGCTGATTGGTGTCCTGTTTTTGGGAATGAGCCTGGGAGCGTCGACCGCGTTCGCGGGCGAGCCGGCCAACAAGGCGGCGGGCATCAAGTTGAACTGCCCGGCGGGAAGCAGCCAGTTCGGTAACGCTGCCGATGGGCTTTATTGCCGCAAGACGGTATCGGCCGACGGATACAACGTCCCACACGGGCCGTACTCCGCGTACCATGAAGGCGGCAAGAAGAGCGTCGACGGCCAGTACGTCGATGGCTTCCGCAGCGGCACCTGGGTCTATTACGACAAGTCCGGCAACGTGACCGAGAAGATCCAGTTCAGCCGGGAGAACTACAACGGCAAGCGCGAGCAGTTCTTCGCCAACGGCAAGCCGCGGCTCGTCGAGGAGTACGTGGCGGGCAAGCGGCAAGGGCTCACCCAGGAGTTCTCCGAGGACGGTAAGGTCGTCCGTCAGACGCACTACCAAGACGGCCGGGAAGTCGCCGCCAAGTAG
- a CDS encoding TIGR04552 family protein, with translation MKVASLVPQLPDLPVRTVAEMGLRELERLRLILRGGSVIDWRRMHFQSREEVDQFLRLCQLDISRPYDEAWARTVLADAVEYLRKTFDYRVAEVVAQPEEIHDLFLFASGIKGPPKYRRIACIVLKVMHVIQHIEGRDLLFRLAVSEAELANLVMSKVMGVAEEIKAKGLPVVEFAHSIKTRDSLVTKLIAKKETVAAQVYDRTRFRIITKSREDILPILYLLIQRLFPFNFVVPGQTDNSLMPFKTVLAENPHFEHFAAQLHLDRDYEAREDPAANQFSGNTYRALNFVVDMPLRMDGFLPAPEEDGRPRKGRIVFTLVEFQIVDEETSRLNEEGDNAHKLYKRRQKRRVLRRLARGLVVPKRK, from the coding sequence GTGAAGGTCGCCTCCCTCGTCCCCCAACTCCCTGATCTCCCGGTCCGCACCGTGGCGGAGATGGGGCTGCGGGAACTGGAGCGCCTCCGGCTGATTCTCCGGGGGGGCTCGGTCATCGACTGGCGGAGGATGCACTTCCAGTCCCGCGAGGAGGTCGACCAGTTCCTCCGGTTGTGCCAGCTCGACATCTCCCGGCCGTATGATGAGGCGTGGGCCCGGACCGTGCTGGCCGATGCGGTCGAGTACCTCCGGAAGACCTTCGATTACCGCGTCGCGGAGGTGGTTGCCCAACCGGAGGAGATCCACGATCTCTTCCTGTTCGCCTCCGGCATCAAGGGCCCGCCCAAGTACCGCCGGATTGCCTGCATCGTGCTGAAGGTCATGCACGTCATCCAGCACATCGAAGGGCGGGACCTGCTCTTCCGGCTGGCGGTGTCCGAGGCGGAGCTGGCGAACCTGGTGATGTCCAAGGTGATGGGGGTCGCTGAGGAAATCAAAGCCAAGGGGCTGCCCGTCGTGGAGTTTGCGCACTCCATCAAGACGCGCGACTCGCTGGTGACGAAGCTGATCGCCAAGAAGGAGACGGTGGCGGCACAGGTGTATGACCGCACCCGCTTCCGGATCATCACGAAGAGCCGGGAGGACATCCTTCCCATCCTGTATCTCCTGATACAGCGGCTGTTCCCGTTCAATTTCGTGGTTCCAGGCCAGACCGATAACTCGCTCATGCCGTTCAAGACGGTCCTGGCGGAGAACCCCCACTTCGAGCACTTCGCGGCACAGCTCCATCTGGATAGGGATTACGAAGCTCGCGAAGACCCAGCGGCCAATCAATTCTCAGGCAATACCTACCGGGCGCTCAACTTCGTGGTGGACATGCCTTTGAGGATGGATGGCTTTCTTCCCGCGCCTGAAGAGGACGGCCGCCCGCGAAAGGGGCGCATCGTCTTCACCTTGGTGGAGTTCCAGATCGTCGATGAAGAGACCTCCCGCCTCAACGAGGAGGGAGACAACGCCCACAAGCTGTACAAGCGCCGCCAGAAGCGCCGGGTCCTCCGGCGCCTGGCCAGAGGCCTCGTGGTGCCCAAGCGGAAGTAG